In Bacteroidales bacterium, a genomic segment contains:
- the atpC gene encoding ATP synthase F1 subunit epsilon gives MQIEIISPESTLFTGDVKQVRVPGSIGSFAVLHNHAPITSTLEKGVIKITQHDGEEVNLDILGGVIQVKNNNVKILVFSEEN, from the coding sequence ATGCAAATAGAGATTATATCGCCGGAAAGCACACTTTTTACGGGAGATGTAAAACAGGTAAGGGTGCCGGGTAGCATCGGCTCCTTTGCTGTATTGCATAATCACGCTCCAATAACATCGACATTAGAAAAAGGAGTTATAAAAATTACACAACACGACGGAGAAGAGGTAAATTTAGATATTTTGGGTGGTGTAATCCAAGTAAAAAATAATAATGTCAAAATATTAGTCTTCAGCGAAGAGAATTAA
- a CDS encoding glycosyltransferase family 9 protein encodes MNKIQKILVIRFSSIGDIVLTTPLLRAIKKERPEIEIHFLVKRQFYPVVEHNPNIDKIHKYRGYLNDTIESLRAEKYDFIVDLQNNIRSHRIKRKLGVRSAKVNKLNIKKWLYVNFKINKLPDIHIVDRYFETLSTLGVKNDFKGLEVYSEPNAEKIFEKLIGFEKKNYVVVATGAAHYTKQIPSKILIEILNKINKPVIFTGSSGDMPKAKKVIKKLTCSTFNACGICTIGQTSEIVKHSKVVITPDTGVMHIAAAHYRPTISMWGNTVPAFGMYPYMPQNQDLYYIAEVDNLKCRPCSKIGYKKCPKKHFNCMKNQDIDKIVDKIEHFWQLE; translated from the coding sequence ATGAACAAAATTCAAAAGATTTTAGTAATCAGATTTAGTTCAATTGGAGATATAGTGCTTACAACACCGCTGTTGCGGGCAATTAAAAAAGAGCGTCCAGAAATAGAAATACATTTTTTGGTAAAAAGACAGTTCTACCCAGTTGTGGAACATAATCCAAATATCGATAAAATACACAAGTATCGAGGATATTTAAATGATACAATAGAATCTTTACGTGCCGAGAAGTACGACTTTATTGTTGATCTTCAAAATAATATACGTAGTCACAGAATTAAAAGAAAATTAGGCGTAAGGTCCGCGAAAGTAAATAAACTGAATATAAAAAAGTGGCTTTACGTAAACTTTAAAATCAACAAACTACCTGATATACACATTGTTGATAGATATTTTGAAACACTATCAACACTAGGTGTAAAAAATGATTTCAAGGGCTTAGAGGTTTATTCTGAACCTAATGCGGAAAAGATTTTTGAGAAATTAATCGGTTTCGAGAAAAAAAACTATGTAGTTGTAGCAACAGGAGCAGCCCACTATACAAAGCAAATCCCGAGTAAAATTTTAATTGAAATACTGAACAAAATTAACAAACCTGTAATATTCACAGGAAGCTCAGGTGATATGCCAAAAGCCAAAAAAGTAATAAAAAAACTAACATGTTCAACTTTTAATGCGTGCGGTATTTGCACTATTGGTCAAACTTCTGAAATAGTCAAACACTCGAAAGTTGTAATCACTCCCGATACGGGGGTTATGCACATTGCCGCTGCACATTACCGTCCCACCATTTCAATGTGGGGGAACACGGTGCCTGCATTTGGAATGTACCCTTATATGCCTCAAAATCAAGACTTATACTATATAGCAGAAGTCGATAATCTTAAATGCAGACCATGTTCAAAAATAGGTTATAAAAAGTGTCCTAAAAAGCATTTTAATTGCATGAAAAACCAAGATATTGACAAAATTGTAGATAAAATTGAACACTTTTGGCAATTGGAGTAA
- a CDS encoding polyprenyl synthetase family protein, with the protein MKVLTYTEIQEHLNRSLEAINYGFKPKNLYDPIRYSMSVGGKRIRPILTILSAQIFGANYEKALPAALAIEIFHNSTLLHDDIMDKSSVRRGQPTVYKKWNTNIAILAGDAMIIQAYKHLSDVDPKYISDIANVFNKTNLQVCEGQQYDLDYENEFSVRIEDYIEMIRLKTSVLLAASAKIGAIIGEATVEEQDILYDFGENLGLAFQLQDDYLDAFGDTKTFGKKIGDDIITKKRTFLLIKALELSKGEYHDLLIGLINNEKIKEKEKIDKVIEIYRKLNIDKITNEYINKHFNKAFDNLTKLKENGYDIEPLIEYCKKLSARKN; encoded by the coding sequence ATGAAAGTTTTAACATACACAGAAATACAAGAACATCTTAATAGATCACTTGAAGCTATTAATTACGGGTTTAAACCCAAAAACTTATATGATCCTATTCGCTATTCCATGTCAGTAGGCGGCAAACGCATAAGACCCATACTTACAATTTTGTCAGCACAAATTTTTGGAGCAAATTACGAAAAAGCTTTGCCAGCTGCACTTGCCATTGAGATATTTCATAACAGTACTCTACTACACGACGATATAATGGATAAATCATCAGTAAGGAGAGGGCAGCCAACTGTTTACAAAAAATGGAATACCAATATTGCAATTTTAGCAGGAGATGCAATGATAATTCAGGCATATAAACATTTATCAGATGTTGATCCCAAGTACATTAGCGATATTGCAAACGTATTCAACAAAACAAACTTGCAAGTATGCGAAGGTCAACAATATGATCTTGACTATGAAAATGAATTTTCTGTAAGAATTGAAGATTATATTGAAATGATACGACTAAAGACCAGCGTTTTACTCGCTGCATCTGCAAAAATTGGAGCCATTATTGGAGAAGCAACTGTTGAAGAGCAGGATATTTTATATGACTTTGGCGAAAATTTAGGGTTAGCTTTTCAACTTCAAGACGACTATTTAGACGCATTTGGAGACACAAAAACATTCGGGAAAAAAATCGGTGACGATATTATTACTAAAAAACGTACTTTTTTGTTAATCAAAGCATTAGAGCTATCAAAAGGTGAATATCATGATCTGCTTATTGGGCTAATAAACAACGAAAAAATAAAAGAAAAGGAAAAAATCGATAAGGTTATCGAAATTTATCGTAAATTGAACATCGATAAAATTACAAACGAATATATAAACAAACATTTCAACAAAGCCTTCGATAATCTAACAAAACTCAAAGAAAATGGTTATGATATTGAACCTTTAATTGAATATTGTAAAAAACTATCGGCAAGAAAAAACTAA
- a CDS encoding O-antigen ligase family protein, with protein MRNISLFNIRNLFMLGLLTIVASLPSSPYFTSIGQWILVLAWLADKNLITKVKGILKNKTLIAFLSFYILHALSLLWTTDYQYGLHDLKIKLPFLILPLILATSAPLNPKELKVLFWVFILSVFTVSLIGIYTISFTEQGQTADYRNMSRFISHIRFSLMLNLSIVALLFIAFENLQTKTVLKVICLILSLYFVFFILIMKSLTGIVVLGALFLLLFFYFIKKIKSEVGRWVLYVFLIFSILFSVSYVVRSYAKYSYRADEAFDKLEKTTINGNLYYHDTTSSQRENGFLVNINVCQKELKQEWNKIANTHYDSLGANNYQIKYTLIRYLTSKGLTKDSVGISKLTKRDIIAIENGIANHIFLNKFSLYPRLYELFWEYEYYKSGRQIGGQSVVQRLYYIEAGWNIFLDNKIIGVGVGDVQSAYDNYYITTDSPIEPAFRLRAHNQYLTFLLTFGILGFIVIIFSQFYPAYRLKKQGNLSELFIPFIVIVLLSMLNEDSLETQAGATFYAFFYSLFTWGLRKPEIS; from the coding sequence ATGCGCAATATATCTCTGTTTAACATACGTAACTTGTTCATGTTGGGATTGCTCACTATTGTGGCATCACTTCCATCATCGCCGTATTTCACGAGTATTGGACAGTGGATACTAGTTTTAGCGTGGTTAGCCGATAAAAACCTTATAACTAAAGTTAAAGGCATACTTAAAAACAAGACCCTTATTGCATTTCTAAGTTTTTATATATTACACGCATTGAGCCTGTTATGGACAACAGACTACCAGTATGGATTACACGATTTAAAAATAAAACTACCCTTTTTAATACTTCCTTTAATACTTGCCACATCGGCACCTTTAAACCCAAAAGAGTTAAAAGTACTCTTTTGGGTTTTTATTTTATCTGTTTTTACAGTGTCATTAATTGGAATATATACCATATCCTTTACGGAACAAGGACAAACTGCAGATTATAGAAATATGTCTCGTTTCATAAGCCATATACGATTTTCACTTATGTTGAATTTATCTATTGTGGCACTGCTATTTATTGCTTTTGAAAACCTGCAAACAAAAACGGTTCTAAAAGTAATATGTCTAATCCTATCACTTTACTTTGTCTTTTTTATATTGATAATGAAATCATTAACAGGAATTGTTGTTTTAGGAGCACTATTTTTGTTATTGTTTTTTTATTTTATTAAAAAAATTAAGTCTGAGGTTGGTAGGTGGGTTTTATATGTCTTTTTAATTTTCTCTATACTATTTTCTGTTTCATATGTTGTACGTTCTTACGCCAAATACTCATATCGTGCTGATGAAGCTTTTGATAAACTTGAAAAAACAACCATTAACGGCAACTTATACTATCACGACACAACTTCATCACAAAGAGAAAATGGATTTTTGGTTAATATAAACGTATGTCAAAAAGAGCTAAAGCAAGAATGGAATAAAATTGCAAATACTCATTATGACTCACTTGGAGCAAACAATTATCAAATTAAATACACTTTAATAAGATATCTCACCAGCAAAGGATTAACTAAGGATTCTGTCGGAATTTCAAAACTTACAAAAAGGGATATCATCGCTATTGAAAACGGCATAGCCAACCATATTTTCTTAAATAAATTTAGCTTATATCCGAGGCTATATGAACTATTCTGGGAATACGAATATTACAAATCGGGCAGACAAATAGGTGGACAAAGTGTTGTTCAACGGCTTTATTATATTGAGGCTGGTTGGAATATTTTTTTAGATAATAAAATTATTGGTGTTGGTGTTGGCGATGTCCAATCTGCATATGACAATTACTATATTACAACTGATAGCCCTATAGAACCTGCTTTTAGACTAAGAGCTCATAATCAGTATTTAACGTTTTTACTTACTTTTGGTATATTGGGATTTATTGTAATAATCTTTAGCCAGTTTTACCCTGCGTACAGGCTAAAAAAACAGGGGAATTTATCAGAATTGTTCATTCCATTCATAGTTATAGTCCTTCTTTCAATGTTAAATGAAGATTCTCTTGAAACGCAAGCAGGTGCGACATTTTATGCGTTTTTTTATTCTCTATTTACGTGGGGATTAAGAAAACCTGAAATTAGTTAA
- a CDS encoding F0F1 ATP synthase subunit beta encodes MAENIGTIIQIIGPVVDIKFDDQDSKLPEIYEALEIEREGMFPLIVEVEQHIGQDSVRTIAMDSTDGLCRGMKAKALGNPIMMPATDDVKGRLFNVVGEAIDGLPQVDKANGYPIHREPPKIKDLTTEDEILYTGIKVIDLIEPYVKGGKIGLFGGAGVGKTVVILELINNIAKAYSGLSVFAGVGERTREGNDLLREMIEAGVINYGPEFLKSMEEGGWDLTKVKPEYLDDSKLALVFGQMNEPPGARARVALSGLAIAEYFRDGGESGRGRDILFFMDNVFRFTQAGSEVSALLGRMPSAVGYQPTLASEMGAMQERITSTKSGSITSVQAVYVPADDLTDPAPATTFAHLDATTVLSRKISELGIYPAVDPLDSTSRILTPEIVGELHYNTAQRVKEILQRYKELQDIIAILGMDELSEEDKLVVNRARKVQRFLSQPFHVAEQFTGVPGALVSIDETIRGFNMIIDGEVDKYPEAAFMMVGTIDEAIAKGEKLLKETSI; translated from the coding sequence ATGGCAGAGAATATTGGAACAATAATACAGATAATCGGTCCTGTGGTTGACATCAAATTTGATGATCAGGACAGTAAACTACCTGAAATATACGAAGCGCTGGAGATTGAACGTGAAGGCATGTTTCCTCTGATTGTTGAGGTAGAACAACATATCGGTCAAGATAGTGTGCGCACAATTGCTATGGATTCAACCGATGGACTATGCCGAGGTATGAAAGCCAAAGCATTAGGCAACCCCATAATGATGCCTGCCACAGACGATGTAAAAGGAAGACTGTTCAACGTTGTAGGAGAAGCAATAGACGGACTTCCTCAAGTGGACAAGGCAAACGGTTACCCAATCCACCGTGAACCCCCTAAAATAAAAGATCTAACAACTGAAGACGAAATACTATATACTGGTATTAAAGTCATTGACCTTATTGAACCGTACGTTAAAGGAGGTAAAATTGGGTTATTCGGAGGAGCAGGTGTCGGAAAAACCGTTGTAATTCTTGAACTTATCAATAATATTGCAAAAGCCTATTCAGGGTTGTCAGTCTTTGCAGGTGTTGGAGAACGTACCCGTGAGGGGAACGACCTATTACGTGAAATGATTGAAGCAGGCGTTATTAATTATGGTCCCGAATTTTTAAAATCAATGGAAGAAGGTGGCTGGGATTTAACAAAAGTTAAGCCCGAATATTTAGACGATTCTAAACTTGCATTGGTATTTGGTCAAATGAATGAACCTCCCGGAGCACGTGCTAGAGTTGCACTATCGGGTTTAGCCATTGCCGAATATTTTAGAGATGGCGGTGAAAGTGGACGTGGTAGAGATATACTTTTCTTTATGGACAACGTTTTCCGTTTTACACAAGCAGGTTCGGAGGTGTCAGCACTTCTTGGACGTATGCCATCAGCTGTTGGTTACCAGCCCACTTTAGCAAGTGAAATGGGCGCTATGCAAGAACGAATTACTTCAACAAAATCAGGTTCAATCACCTCTGTTCAAGCTGTTTACGTTCCAGCTGATGACCTTACAGACCCGGCTCCAGCTACAACATTTGCTCACCTTGATGCAACAACCGTTCTTAGCCGTAAAATTTCTGAATTAGGTATTTATCCGGCTGTAGACCCACTTGATTCAACATCAAGAATTCTTACACCTGAAATTGTTGGAGAGCTACACTACAATACCGCCCAAAGAGTTAAGGAAATTTTACAGAGATACAAAGAGCTTCAAGATATTATCGCAATTCTTGGTATGGACGAGCTGTCAGAAGAAGACAAATTAGTTGTGAACCGTGCAAGAAAAGTACAACGTTTCTTATCACAACCATTCCACGTGGCAGAACAGTTCACAGGAGTACCCGGAGCTTTAGTATCTATTGACGAGACTATCAGAGGGTTTAATATGATAATTGACGGGGAAGTTGATAAATATCCCGAAGCAGCATTTATGATGGTAGGAACTATTGATGAAGCTATAGCCAAAGGCGAAAAACTATTAAAAGAAACATCAATTTAA
- a CDS encoding MMPL family transporter: MWTRFAGIILRYRIGILSFIILITAFMAYKAFDARMAYTYAQMLPESDTTFVEHLYFKQVFGEEANMFAIGVKDPDFYTKDRFNAYSKLTQEIRSQYGITDVLSVGQVVNPYRNDSLQIFEFKKLFPSEVQTQEELDSLTNIFKSLSFYDGLVYNNAENVFLFAVTLDKNLLNTKERVGIIDNVHKIADDFAEKHNIELSYSGLPYIRTEISKKIKEEIKLFIALAFIVTATVLFLFFRSFKAVFFSLLIVGIGVVWTFGTLGLLNYEITILTGMIPPVLIIIGIPNSIFMLNKYHTEYKRHGNKIKALQRVISKVGNAVFLSNLTTAVGFATFILTSSGILIEFGIVASLNVMALFLIAVCLIPIIFSFLPPPKYRHVKHLEKKRTTFIIDKLETISIKYRPTVFIVTASLIVIAIFGISRIHTTGYMVDDIPPDDPILTDLKFFEKHFDGVMPVEILVDTKEPQGAFKLETLRKLDALQDSLSKYPELSKPYSLAEAAKLLRQSYYDGDPRRYRVPIERERLAMAKYLKTDEKQKNVLTNFLDSGFQITRMTLRMHDIGTVQMKSTTQKIENNIKSIFPDSLYYTLLTGTSIVFAKGTQYLIKNLFTSLAIAISFIALVFLFLLGSWRIALIGLIPNLIPQLMTAALMGYFGIPIKPSTILIFSIAFCISVDNTIHFLSKYMQEMRVLNWNTGEAVKAARREVGISMMYTSTVLLFGFAIFAASEFGGTKALGTLVGLTLFFAMISNLVILPSLLLTFEKTITTKAFKQSALQMPSEDENNGFNNNEK, from the coding sequence ATGTGGACAAGATTTGCAGGGATTATTCTAAGATATCGTATTGGTATATTGTCATTTATCATTCTTATCACAGCATTCATGGCATATAAAGCCTTTGATGCACGTATGGCGTATACGTATGCCCAAATGCTACCTGAGTCAGACACCACATTTGTAGAACACCTATATTTCAAACAAGTTTTTGGCGAAGAGGCAAATATGTTTGCCATTGGAGTTAAAGATCCCGACTTTTATACAAAAGATAGGTTCAACGCTTATTCAAAATTAACCCAAGAAATTAGATCACAATACGGAATTACAGATGTGCTCTCAGTTGGACAAGTTGTAAATCCATACAGAAACGATTCATTACAGATATTTGAATTCAAAAAACTATTCCCCTCAGAAGTTCAAACACAAGAAGAGCTTGATAGCTTAACTAACATATTTAAAAGTCTAAGTTTTTATGATGGTCTAGTTTATAACAATGCTGAAAATGTCTTTTTATTCGCAGTTACTCTCGATAAAAATTTATTAAACACAAAAGAGAGAGTAGGTATAATTGACAACGTTCACAAAATAGCCGACGACTTTGCAGAGAAACATAACATTGAGCTTAGTTACAGCGGACTTCCCTACATAAGAACAGAAATAAGCAAAAAAATTAAGGAAGAGATAAAACTATTTATTGCTTTAGCTTTTATAGTTACTGCAACCGTACTGTTTCTGTTTTTTAGGTCATTCAAAGCAGTCTTTTTTTCTCTGTTAATTGTAGGTATAGGTGTTGTTTGGACTTTTGGGACACTTGGATTACTTAATTATGAAATAACTATTCTGACGGGCATGATCCCTCCAGTGCTCATTATAATTGGAATCCCAAACAGTATTTTCATGTTAAACAAATATCACACTGAATATAAACGACATGGGAACAAAATAAAAGCACTGCAAAGGGTTATTTCAAAAGTTGGAAATGCGGTTTTCCTCAGCAATTTAACAACAGCTGTAGGATTTGCTACCTTTATATTAACATCGAGTGGAATATTAATTGAATTTGGAATAGTTGCCTCTTTAAACGTTATGGCACTGTTTTTAATAGCAGTTTGCCTAATTCCAATTATATTCAGTTTTCTACCACCACCGAAGTATAGACACGTAAAACATCTTGAAAAAAAACGCACCACATTCATTATTGACAAACTTGAAACTATATCTATAAAATACAGACCTACTGTTTTTATAGTTACTGCATCTCTCATCGTAATAGCAATTTTTGGAATTAGTCGCATTCACACAACAGGATATATGGTTGACGACATTCCCCCCGATGATCCCATACTTACTGACCTAAAATTCTTTGAAAAACATTTCGATGGAGTTATGCCTGTCGAAATTTTAGTTGATACAAAAGAACCACAAGGTGCTTTTAAGCTTGAAACACTTAGGAAACTTGATGCTCTTCAAGATTCACTCTCAAAATATCCCGAGCTATCAAAACCATACTCGTTAGCTGAAGCAGCTAAGCTATTAAGGCAATCGTACTATGATGGAGATCCTCGAAGGTACAGGGTACCCATAGAACGAGAACGCTTAGCTATGGCAAAATACTTAAAAACCGATGAGAAACAGAAAAATGTTCTTACAAACTTTCTAGATTCAGGTTTTCAAATCACACGCATGACATTACGAATGCACGATATTGGAACCGTACAAATGAAAAGCACCACACAAAAAATTGAAAACAATATAAAATCTATTTTCCCCGATAGCTTATACTATACACTTTTGACAGGAACAAGCATTGTTTTTGCAAAAGGAACACAATATCTTATCAAAAACCTTTTTACAAGCCTTGCAATTGCCATATCATTTATTGCATTGGTATTCTTATTCTTACTTGGAAGTTGGAGAATTGCACTGATAGGATTAATACCCAATTTAATTCCACAACTAATGACAGCAGCATTAATGGGATATTTTGGAATACCAATTAAACCCTCAACAATCCTTATTTTTAGCATTGCATTTTGTATCTCAGTTGATAACACAATTCACTTCCTATCTAAGTATATGCAAGAAATGAGGGTGTTAAATTGGAACACAGGAGAAGCGGTTAAAGCTGCCAGACGCGAAGTTGGAATAAGCATGATGTACACAAGCACAGTACTACTTTTCGGATTTGCGATCTTTGCAGCATCAGAGTTTGGAGGAACAAAAGCACTAGGAACACTTGTTGGTTTAACACTTTTTTTCGCTATGATTTCAAACCTAGTCATATTGCCATCACTGTTATTAACTTTTGAAAAAACAATTACAACAAAAGCGTTTAAACAATCAGCTTTACAAATGCCCTCGGAAGATGAAAACAACGGCTTTAACAATAATGAAAAGTAA
- a CDS encoding U32 family peptidase, whose translation MSQSQSKVLLNGPIKRSEVELMAPAGNFESLQAAIQGGADSVYFGIGRLNMRSKSSINFTIDDLPEIVRRCKESNTLTYLTVNTIIYDSDIDEMKQIVDAAKKYGVSAIIASDIATLQYASTQGVEIHASTQMNITNIESLRFYSQWIDVAVLARELNLNQVSYITRKIKEDNIRGPKGDLVRIEMFAHGALCMAVSGKCYLSLHETGASANRGACQQTCRKGYIVTEKETGNELEIDNEYIMSPKDLCTIGFLNKIIDSGVRVLKIEGRARGPEYVKKTCQIYNKALEALETNSYTNENIEIWKRELSTVFNRGFWDGYYLGQRLGEWSNVYGSKATHSKAYIAKVTNYFSNINVIELKIESGSLSVGQKVMIIGPTTGVYEFVIEEIRVENKSVAKAVKGNVISVPTKELVRRGDKLYAFVENETIKIS comes from the coding sequence ATGAGCCAATCACAATCTAAAGTCTTATTGAACGGTCCTATAAAGCGAAGCGAGGTCGAACTTATGGCTCCTGCCGGTAATTTTGAATCGTTACAAGCAGCTATTCAGGGAGGTGCCGATTCTGTTTATTTTGGTATTGGTCGTCTAAATATGAGGTCAAAATCGTCAATAAATTTCACGATAGACGATTTGCCAGAAATTGTTAGGCGATGCAAAGAAAGCAATACTCTTACATATCTGACAGTCAACACTATTATATACGATAGCGATATAGATGAAATGAAACAAATAGTTGATGCAGCCAAAAAATATGGAGTTTCAGCAATCATTGCTTCAGATATTGCAACACTTCAATATGCATCGACACAAGGGGTTGAAATACACGCTTCTACACAAATGAATATTACCAATATTGAATCACTGAGGTTTTATTCGCAATGGATTGATGTGGCTGTGTTGGCACGTGAACTAAACCTTAACCAAGTATCATACATTACAAGAAAAATAAAAGAAGATAATATTCGAGGTCCAAAAGGAGATTTAGTTAGAATTGAGATGTTTGCTCATGGTGCATTGTGTATGGCTGTTTCAGGTAAATGCTATCTAAGTCTTCACGAAACAGGTGCATCGGCAAATCGTGGGGCATGCCAACAAACATGCAGAAAGGGCTACATAGTAACCGAAAAAGAGACAGGTAATGAATTAGAGATTGATAATGAGTATATTATGTCGCCCAAAGATTTGTGCACAATAGGTTTTTTAAACAAAATCATTGATTCAGGTGTCAGGGTGTTAAAAATTGAAGGACGTGCCCGTGGTCCCGAATACGTAAAAAAAACCTGTCAAATATACAACAAAGCGTTAGAGGCATTAGAAACCAATAGTTACACTAACGAAAATATTGAAATATGGAAACGCGAATTGTCAACAGTATTTAATCGCGGATTTTGGGATGGATACTATTTAGGGCAACGTTTAGGCGAATGGAGCAATGTTTACGGAAGCAAAGCAACCCACTCTAAAGCTTATATTGCTAAGGTAACTAACTATTTCTCAAACATTAATGTTATTGAATTAAAGATAGAAAGCGGATCTCTTTCCGTTGGACAGAAAGTTATGATAATAGGTCCAACAACAGGTGTGTATGAGTTTGTTATTGAGGAAATTAGAGTGGAAAACAAAAGTGTTGCGAAAGCGGTGAAGGGTAATGTTATCTCTGTGCCAACTAAAGAATTAGTCAGAAGGGGTGATAAGTTATACGCATTTGTAGAAAACGAAACAATTAAAATTTCATAA
- a CDS encoding NAD-dependent epimerase/dehydratase family protein: MRTTNKKLKKILVTGGAGFIGSAMAKRLMEDEKNYVVIVDNLSTGNIGKIPPLDSRPRMWKFIKCDVNNYHDIAEVMLSYKFDYIFHYAAVVGVSRTQENPVWVLNDIEGIKNILSIAKNTGVKRVFYSSSSEIYGEPVEIPQHVYTTPLNSRLPYAIVKNVGEAFLRSYQQEYGLNYTIFRFFNTYGPKQSKDFVISKFINKALRNEDLTIYGDGHQTRTFCYIDDNVETCYKIFENDLLINDVINIGGSEEVAILDLAKLVIEKTGSKSKIVHVPPLKDGDMKRRKPENTPMIEILARPLLSLEDGIEKILKTGLFETDIQNS, encoded by the coding sequence ATGAGGACTACAAACAAAAAATTAAAAAAGATATTAGTAACAGGAGGAGCTGGATTTATTGGGAGTGCCATGGCTAAACGGCTTATGGAAGATGAAAAAAACTATGTGGTCATCGTTGATAATCTTTCAACTGGTAATATTGGAAAAATTCCACCACTTGACAGCAGACCAAGAATGTGGAAATTTATCAAATGTGATGTTAACAACTATCACGATATTGCCGAAGTTATGCTTAGCTATAAATTTGATTATATTTTTCATTACGCTGCTGTAGTAGGAGTATCACGAACACAAGAAAACCCAGTTTGGGTACTTAATGATATCGAAGGAATTAAAAACATTCTTAGTATTGCGAAAAACACGGGAGTTAAAAGAGTATTTTACAGTAGCTCATCAGAAATATACGGAGAACCCGTAGAAATACCTCAACATGTTTATACCACTCCGCTTAATAGCCGACTTCCATATGCGATCGTAAAAAACGTGGGAGAAGCATTTTTAAGAAGCTATCAACAAGAGTACGGGCTTAACTATACCATATTTAGATTTTTCAACACATACGGTCCTAAACAATCTAAGGACTTTGTAATAAGCAAGTTCATCAACAAAGCTCTGCGCAACGAGGATTTGACGATTTATGGTGATGGTCATCAAACACGAACTTTTTGTTATATAGACGACAACGTAGAAACGTGTTACAAAATTTTTGAAAATGATCTGTTGATCAATGATGTGATTAACATTGGCGGTAGTGAAGAAGTTGCCATTTTAGATCTTGCAAAACTTGTTATCGAAAAAACCGGTAGCAAGTCGAAAATAGTACACGTACCACCTTTAAAAGATGGGGATATGAAAAGACGAAAACCTGAAAACACTCCAATGATAGAAATTTTAGCACGTCCTCTCCTTTCTTTAGAAGATGGTATTGAAAAAATTTTGAAAACTGGTTTGTTTGAAACAGACATTCAAAACTCGTAA